In uncultured Desulfovibrio sp., the sequence TGGCCAGCCCCAGCCCGGTTCCGCCCTGGCTGCGATGCCGTTCCACCTGATAGAAGCGTTCAAAGATGCGGCTCTGATCCGCCGCCGGAATGCCGGGGCCGTCATCCACCACCCGGAAGCGCCACTTTCCGTCCTCCTGCTGTGCAAAAACACGGATGGCGCTGTCAGCGGGGGCATAACGGCAGGCATTTTCCACCAGATTACGGAGCACCTGCATGAGCAGGCGGGCATTGGCCCGGACCTGACACGCTGGGGGCACGTGCGAGACCAGCGTCAGGTGGCGGGCCTCCAGCGCACTGCGGCACTGGTCCCGCACCTGTTCCAGCACAGGCGGCACGTCCACAGCCTCCAGTGGTATGGACGAGGCCGCATCCAGCCGGGTCAGTTGCAGCAGATCCTCCACCATGCGGGCCAGGGCACAGGCATGCTTGTGGATGATTTCGGCAAAGCGGCGGGCCTGCGGCGTTTCGCTGAGTTCCAGCAGGGTTTCGGCCGATCCCTGTATGGCCGTCAGCGGCGTGCGCAGCTCATGGGAGACATTGGCCACAAAGTCCCGCCGCACGCGCTCCAGGCGCACAAAGGCGCTCACGTCATGAAAGACCGCCACCAGGCCCAGCCTGTCCTCGGCCAGCCCGGAGCGTGACAGCACCACCGCCAGACTGACCCCGGAGGGCAGTTCCAGCATGAGCTGGCGCTGCCATTCCCGTTCAGCGCTGTCCGCCCTGACGGCCAGCAGGCTGTCCACCGCTTCCTGCATGGCCGGATGGGGGATGGCCTCGATGACCTGAGCGCCCAGCTTCTGGCTTACCAGGGGAAAGAACTGGGACAGCGCCGTATTGCAGCGCCGTATCTGCCCTTGCGGCCCCAGCACCAGCACGCCGTCGCTCATGGTATCCAGCACCGCTTCCAGCTGGGCCGCCTGATCCGCCGAGTGGCGCACCTCGCGTTCGATATTGCCGGCCATGCGGTTGACAGCCTCCACCAGGGGCGCGAATTCCTGCCCCGGCAAACGGCAGAGGCGCCGCTGGAAATTGCCCAGGGAAATGGCCTCCACCATATCAATCATGGAACGCAGGGAACGTCGCAAGGCGCCGGAAAAAAGGACGGCCATGACAATGGCCACCACAGCGGCCACAGCCGCCACCTGAGAGAGTACCGCCAGCCGGGTATTGATGGCGTCCCGCAGGACGGGCAGCGGCAGGGCAAGACGCAGGATGCGCCCGTCGCTCAGGGCGCTGGCGGCATAGGCAAAGTCCTGCCCCAGGGTACCGCTGTGCCGGATGGCAAAGCCGGACCCCGAAGTCGCCGCCTCGCGCATTTCCGGGCGGTCACTGTGATTGTCCATGCTTTCAGGCGTCAGCCCGTGGGAACTTTCCAGCAGCACCCTGCCCTGCGCATCCACCACGGAACAGCGCATGGGCCAGTTGCCGAAACTTTGTTCCACCCGTGCCATGCCCCGTGCCAGGTCCGGGCTTTCATCCAGAAGGGCAGCCGCAAGCTGCGTATGGCGCATCATGACAGTGCGGAAATCTTCCAGCTGCCGGTCCTCCAGAAACAGGCGGACGGAAAACAAGCCCAGGATGCCCGAGGTCAGCGCCACGGTCAGCACTGCGCAGAACACCCGAAACCGAAAGGACGACCAGAAACGCTTCATCATTCCACCAGACTCCGTTTACCCGGACCCGAAGGTCCCTTCCAGCGTGCCGTCAGGCATGCAGGCGATAGCCTACCCCGCGCACCGTTTCCACCATGTCCGCCCTGGCTCCCAGCTTCTGACGCAGGCGCCGCACATGGGTATCCACCGTGCGGGCATAGCCTTCAAAGCTGTAGCCCCATACCGTATTGAGCAGCTGCTCGCGGGTGCGCACCGCCCCCGGATGCCGCATGAGGTCTTCCAGCAGGCGGAATTCCGTGGCCGTCAGATTGACCATGGCGCCATCCACGCTCACCGTATGGGCCACCCCGTCCAGCACAATGCCGTTGCGGCTCAGGGATGGGGCACGCTGCCCCTGTTCCGTGCGGCGCAGGATGGCCTTGACCCGCAGCATCAGCTCCCGCACGCTGAAGGGCTTGACCACATAGTCGTCCGCCCCCAGGCTCAGGCCCACCACGCGGTCCACCTCTTCGCCGCGGGCCGTCAGCAGCAGCACAGGAATCTGTGCCGTGCTGGCTCCGGAAAGCAGCCGGCGGCAGACCTCAAACCCATCCATGCCCGGCAGCATCACATCCAGAATGACGCACTGCGGCAGCGCCGTCTGCGCCTTTTCCAGGCCCTCCGGCCCGTCGGCAGCCTCCAGCACGGCATAGCCTTCGCGCTCCAGATGGAAACGTACCAGCTCCCGGATATCGGCCTCGTCCTCTACCACCAGAATGGTTGCCACAATCAGCCTCCTTGCGTGGGCACAGTCAATCCCCGCTGTGCGCCATAACGATGATGGGTATGTTACGATATGGTGACAAGCGCAGCAGACCCCTGTTTTCCCCTGTTGTCAGCCTGCCGCCGGCAGGCAAAAGAATTTCTTCCTGTCGCCAGAGTGTCGCCGGCGTGACGCAAATCCGTAACACTGGCAGCGCAAAAGAGCCTTGCGCAAGGGACGTTCCCCCGCGCAAAACACCTGACATCAAGGAGAAAAAGACCATGTCTTTCGGTAAGGTTCTGGCCGCGCTGGCCACTGTGTGCTGCCTCGCTGTGCCTGCCAGGGCGCAGGATATTGTCATCAACGGATCCACCACCGTGCTGCCCGTCATGCAGAAGGCCGGCGAATCCTTCATGGCGGCGCATCCCGACATGCACCTCACCATTTCCGGCGGCGGTTCGGGCAACGGCATCAAGGCCCTACTGGAAAAGCAGTGCGATGTGGCCATGAGTTCCCGCCACGTCAAGGACAAGGAAATGACCGCTGCCAAGAAAAACGGCGTTTCCCCGGTGACCACGGCCATTGCCGTTGACGCCATCGTGCCCGTGGTGCACCCCCAGAATCCGGTAAGCAACCTCAGTGTGGCCCAGCTTGCCGACATCTATGCCGGCAAGATCACCAACTGGAAGGACCTGGGCGGCAAGGACGCCAAAATCGTGGTCATCAGCCGCGATACCTCCTCCGGCACCTTTGAATGCTGGCAGGAACTGGTCATGGGCAAGGTCCGCGTGGCTCCCTCTGCGCTCATGCAGGCATCCAACGGCGCTGTGGTGCAGGCCGTTTCCAAGAACCCCAATGCCATCGCCTATGTGGGCCTGGGCTATCTGGACAAGAGCGTGAAGGGCCTCACGGTCAACAACGTTTCCGCCACGGCCAAGACGGCCCTGAGCAAGGAATGGCCCATCGCCCGTGAACTCTACGTGGTCACCGACGGCGCCCCCAAGGGCGGCGTGAAGCAGCTGGTGGACTACCTGCTGGCTGCCGACAAGGGACAGAAGGACGTGCTGGCCGTGGGCTACGTACCGCTGAGCCGCTAGGCTGAAAAGGGCAGAGGGGGTCGGGGCACGGCCCCGGCCCGTACTGTTCCCGTCAGGAAGCCCCGTGGAGCGCCCCCCATTGGCAGGGGGGCCGCCGGCCGGTGCGGCCAGACCGCCCGGCAGGGTCCGGAGGCATTCCCCGTATCTCCCTTGCCGGGCGGAGCGTGCTGCTCCGCCATCCCCGGCAAAACCGGAGCACCTATGCTGATAGCCACCAAGGAAAAATGCTTTCGCGGTACGGTTGCCCTTGTGGCAGGAAGTTCCCTGCTTGCCCTTGCGGGCATTGTCTTCTTTCTCTTTCTGGAGGGCCTGCCGCTCTTTGCTCACTACTCGCTCACGGATTTTCTCTTCGGTTCGCTCTGGTACCCCACGGAAGATCCCGGACTTTTCGGCATCCTGCCGCTTATTGTGGCCTCGCTGGCCGTCACGGCCCTGTCCTCGCTGCTGGCGGTACCGCTGGGCGTGCTCACCGCCATCTACCTCAATGAGGTAGCCCCCGCCATGGTGCGCCGCATCGTCAAGCCCTTTGTGGAACTGCTGGCCGCCCTGCCCTCGGTGGTCCTGGGCTTTCTGGGCATGGTGGTACTGGCGCCCTTCCTGCAGGAAACCCTGGGCGCCGCCACGGGCCTCAATCTGCTCAATGCCTCGCTGGTGCTGGCCATCATGAGCGTGCCCACCATCTGTTCCGTTTCCGAGGATGCCCTGCACGCCGTGCCCCGCACCCTGCGCGAAGCCTCGCTGGCCATGGGGGCCACCCGCTGGCAGACCATCTGCCGGGTCACGGTGCCTGCCGCCCTTTCCGGCATCGGCACGGCCGTCATGCTGGGCATGTCCCGCGCCATAGGGGAAACCATGGTGGTGCTCATGACCGCCGGCGGCGCCGGCATCATTCCCACGTCGCTGCTGGACCCCGTCCGGCCCATGCCGGCTTCCATTGCCGCCGAAATGGCCGAAGCCCCCTTCCGCAGCGACCATTACCATGCCCTTTTCGCCATCGGCATTGTGCTGTTCTTCCTGACGCTGGCCTTCAACGTCATTGCCTCCCGCATTGCCGAAAAGCACCGGCAGGCGGGTTCCTCCAGCCTCTAGATCGGAATACAGGAGCCGCCATGTCTTCCCTTTCCCCTGAAAATCTCGCCGTCATGCGGGCATCCGCCCTTCGCCGCCGCCTCACCGAAAAGGCCATGTTCGGCATGCTGCGCCTGGTGGCCGCGGCCAATGTGCTCATTCTGGTGGGCATCTGCGTCTTCCTCGTCGTGCAGGGCCTGCCGGCCCTGTCCTGGGAATTTCTCACCGAGCCTCCCCGCAGGATGATGACCGAGGGCGGCATCCTGCCCTGCATCATGGGCACGGCCATCCTGTCCCTGGGGTCCCTGCTGCTGGCCTTTCCGCTGGGCGTGCTCAGCGCCGTCTATCTGCACGAATACGCCGGCAGGTCCCGCCTGGCAGGCTACGTGCGCCTGGGCGTCAACAATCTGGCGGGCGTGCCCTCCGTGGTTTTCGGCCTCTTCGGCCTGTCCTTCTTTGTCACCTTCTGCGGCTTTGGCGTGTGCATTCTTTCCGGGGTGCTGACCCTGGCCGTGCTGACCCTGCCCGTCATCATCAATACGGCAGAGGAAGCCCTGCGCGCCGTGCCCGCCACCTATCGCGAGGCATCGCTGGCCCTGGGGGCGGCCCGCTTTCAGACCATTCTGCGGGTTGTGCTGCCCTGCGCCCTGCCGGGCATGCTCACCGGCGCCATCCTGGGGGTGGCGCGTGCCGCCGGCGAAACCGCGGCCATCATGTTCACGGCGGCCGTCTTTTCCACGCCCAAGACCCCGGACTCGGTATTCAGCGCCGTCATGGCTCTGCCCTATCACATGTACGTGCTGGCCACGGCCGGCACGGACATCGAAAAAACCCGCCCCCTGCAGTACGGCACGGGCCTGGTCCTCATTCTGCTGGTGCTGGGCATGAATCTGGCGGCCATCATCCTGCGGGACAGACTCCAGCGCAGGCACTGATCCCGCCACCAGAGGGGAGAAGCCGGGCCTCCTGCGACATCTCCCCGGCAGCAACAGCCGGCATGTTCCTTCCGCATGCCGGCTTCCGTCATTGCCCGTTCCCGCATATTCCGGCCTTCGCTCCTTGACTGGCCATCCGGCTGCCCTTCCGGCAGATTGCGCAGCCCGACGTGCCCAAACCAGCCGGGATTTTTTATATTTTTCAGTGATTACGGCATTTTTCCCCTTGAGATATTGCAGGGACTACCGTATCCTCCGGGGTATGGTTGGTTTGTGACCATGGCTGGCAACAACATTGGAGGTTTCCATGAAGCGTTTCATTTGGCTCGTTGTCTTCCTGTTCCTGATGGGCGTCTCGGCGGGCGGCAATGCCCTTGCCTATCCCGACAAGCCCGTCAACATGATCATTGCCTTCACGGCCGGTGGTTCCAGTGATGTGCAGGCCCGCATCATGCAGAAATACTGGGACAAGTATGCGCCCAAGCCCTGGGTGTTTGTGTACAAGCCCGGTGCTGGCGGCATCATCGGCTTCACCGAAATAGCCAATGCCCGCAAGGACGGCTACACCATCGGCGGCCTGAACCTGCCGCACATGATCCTGCAGTACTACGGTCAGGATGCCCGCTTTACTTCGGACAGCTTTGACTACATCTGCCAGGTGGTCAATGACCCGCAGTGCATTGCCGTGCGCAAGGACAGCCCCTTCAAGACCACCCACGAAATCCTGGACTATGCCAGGAAGAATCCCGGCAAGCTGCGCGTGGGTCTGGTGGGGCCGCTGTCCGGTCATCACCTCATGTACCTGGAAATGCAGCGCAAGCTGCCTGACGTCAAGCTGTCGCCCGTGTTCTACAAGGGCGCTGCTGACCAGAATGCCGCCCTGCTCGGCGGGGAAATCGACTTCATTCTGGGCAACATCAATGACGTGATGCGCTCCATCGACGAATTCCGCATTCTCAATGTGGCCGCCGAAAAGCGCAACGACTTCCTGCCCAAGGTGCCCACCCTGCGGGAAGACGGCATCGACATCGTGTCTGACATCCGCCGCCTCTTTGCCGCGCCCAAGGGTGTGGACCCCGCAATCCTCAAGGAACTTCGCGCCATCTTCAAGAAGATCTGTGAAGATCCCGAATACCTGGCCGACATGAAGAAGGCCGGCCAGCCTGCCGAATACCTGGATGCCGATGCCCTCAAGGCCTATATCGACAAGCAGGACGGCATCATCAAGACCTATCTGCAGGAAGAAGGTCTGCTGAAGAGAAAGTAGTCGTACCCTGTATAACAAGAAATACATGCCGTGCCTTGCAAGAGGCACGGCATTTTCACCTGACGACAGACGCTCGAGGCTGCCATGACTGAATTTCTTGTTCCCTCCCTGCTCAATCTTATAGATCCGTTCAACATTGTTCTCATGCTGCTGGGCCTTACCGGCGGCATCATCATCGGTGCGCTGCCGGGCCTTTCCGCCACCATGGGCGTGGCCCTCATGGTTCCCGCCACCTTTGTCATGCACCCCACCAGCGGCCTGGTCATGCTGGGGGCCATCTACGCCGGGGCCATCTATGGCGGCGCCAATTCCGCCATTCTCATCTGCACGCCCGGCACGCCCTCTTCCGTGGCCACCACCTTTGACGGCTGGCCACTGACCCAGAAGGGGCAGGCGGATGTGGGCCTGTATACCTCGCTACTGTCCTCGGCCTTCGGCGGCATCGTGGGGACCATCTTTCTGCTCTGTCTGGCGGCCTCGCTGGCCCGCTTTGCTCTGCAGTTCGGCGGACCTGAAAACTTCTGGCTCTGCCTGTTCGGTCTGTCCACCATTGCGGTCATGACGCCGGACAATATGGGCAAGGGCATCCTGTCCGGGGCCATCGGTCTGCTGGTTTCCACCATCGGTCTGGACCCCAATACGGGATCGCCCCGCTTCACCTTCGGCACCTATTCCCTCATTCAGGGGATTTCCGTCATCCCCTGCATGATCGGTCTGTTCTCCTTCTCCCAGGTGCTCTACCTCATCGGCACCAACAAGACCTATATTGCAGAATACAAACCGCAGAAGGGCAACTTTCTGCGGGTGATCCGCTATCTGGCCAGCAAATGCAAGGTCAATCTGGTACGTTCCTCCATCATCGGCACCGGAGTAGGCATGCTGCCCGGGGCCGGCGGTGAAATTGCGTCCATCATTTCCTACAACGAGGCCAAGCGCTGGTCCAAGAACCCCGACCAGTACGGCAAGGGCTGCATCGATGGCGTCGCCGCCTCGGAAAGTGCCAATAATGCCGTCATCGGCGGTTCGCTCATTCCCATGCTGACCCTGGGCATCCCCGGCAGTGCCGTGGCGGCGGTCATCCTGGGCGCCCTCATGGCCCACGGCATCCAGCCCGGATTCAAGATCTTCACCGCCACCGGCGAGCTGGCCTATACCTTCATTTTCTCCCAGTTTGTCGTCAACCTGCTCATGATTCCCGTGGGCTTTGTGCTCTGCCGCTGCATGGCCCGCCTGCTCAGCATCCGCCTGACCCTGGTGGCCATTGCCATTGTGGTGCTGGCCTATATCGGCGCCTATGCCATCAGCAACAGTCCGCTGGATATCTGGGTGGTTTTTGTCTTCGGCCTTTTCGGCTTCTTTGCCGGCAAGGTGAATCTGGACACGGGCGCCATGGCCCTGGGCGTCATTCTTGGTCCCATGATCGAGGAAAACCTGGGCAAGTGCTTTGACCTGTCCCGGGCCGTCAGCGGCGGTCTGCCCCAGGTCATGCTGGAAGGCAGCATCAACAAGGTCCTCATCCTGGCCCTGTGCCTTTCCCTGCTGACGCCCATCATGCTGCTGCGCAAGAACCGCAAGAATCGCCAAAAGCTCCTGGCCGAGGGCCGTACACCGGCCGAACCCGCCGGACAGCCCTGGTGGTGCGATCTGCTGGCCGGTCTGGCCTGCATAGGCATTGCCGCGGCCTTTGGTTTGCAGTACGAAGGGCTTTCCGGCGTCAGCGCCATCTTCCCCGAAGTCCTTACCAGTCTTATCGGCCTCGGTGGTCTGTACTTCGTGATCAAGGGGCTGCTGCGCCGCAGCCGCAAGGCGGCTGCCCGTGGCGATGACGAACCGGTGGCCTGGAAGGGGGTGGTGCAGATCACCATTGCCGCCCTTGTCTATGCCGTGCTTATCAACGTGCTGGGCTTCTATTCGGCCACCTGCATCTACATCATCCCCATCACGCTCATTCTCAGCGGCAGAGACAGCAAGCGCCCGCTGCCGGTACGCCTGCTCATGGCCGTGCTCTTTGCCGTCATTTTCTGCCTGCTCATCTGGCTGTGCTTCACCAATCTGCTCAATGTGCCTACGCCGGTGGGCCTGCTGTTCTAGGGCAGTGCGCCATGCACGGACAACACTGACACGCAGTTTGCCCGCCTTCCGGCCGGGACCCTTTCCCGGCCGGATTTTCGGGTTCCGGTATGGTGACCATACCGCCTTCTGATGCCTACGGACCCTTCACAGGTCCGGATCCTTTTTCATACAGCTGTAAAGGAGATTCCCATGACGAAAGTCGTTATTTCCGAATTCATGGATGAAGGCGCTGTTACGGAACTGCAAAAGCGCTATTCCGTGGTGTATGATGCCACCCTGGTGGATGACGCCGCCAGACTTGCCGACGAAGTGAAGGACTGCGACGCCCTCATCGTCCGCAACCGGACGCAGGTCCGGGACGCCCTGCTGGCTGCTGCCGGCAAGCTGCGCGTGGTGGGCCGCCTGGGCGTGGGCCTTGACAATATCGCCCTGGATCAGTGCAAGGCACGCCAGATCACGGTCATCCCGGCCACGGGCGCCAACAATGTTTCCGTGGCCGAATACGTCATGGCCGGCCTGCTCATGATGGCCCGCGGCTGCTATACCCGCAGCGCCGAAGTGGCCGGCGGCCTCTGGCCCCGCAACAGCATGATCGGCGGAGAAATTTACGAAAAGACCCTGGGTATTGTGGGCTTTGGTGGCATTGCCCACGAAGTGGCCCGCCGTGCGCAGGCCTTCGGCATGAAACTCGTGGCCTATGACCCCTTCCTGCCCGCCGATCATCCGAGCTGGAAGGAATACAACGTCTGCCGCAGCACCCTGGAAGACCTGCTGCCCGTGGCGGATTTCGTGACCCTGCATGTGCCGCTGACGCCCGATACCCGCCATCTCATGAGTGCGGAACGCCTGGCCCTCATGAAGAAGGGAGCCTGCATCATCAACAGCTCGCGCGGCGGTGTCATTGACGATGACGCCCTGGCCGCCGCCCTGACCAGCGGTCAGCTGGGCGGCGCCATGCTGGACGTGTACGAAAAGGAACCCATGCCCGCCGATACGGCCATCGGCAAGGCGCCCAACTGCTACATGACGGCCCATATCGGCGGCGTTACCCGCGAATCCAACAAGCGCGTGAGTTCGCTCATCGCACAGAAAGTTATTGAAGCGCTGGAGGCGTAACATGCATCTGACTGTAGAAAATCTGCGCAAACTGGGTGAGGATGTCTTCCGCAAGGCTGGTGTGCCCGACGCCACCACGCACTGCGTAGTGGATGCCCTGGTACGGGCGGAACTGGACGGCATGCCCTCGCACGGTTTTTCGCGCATTCCCTTCTATGTGGACCAGGCCCGCACCGGCAAGGTCAAGGCCGATGCCACCCCCGTGGTCACCCGCCCCACGCCGGCCACCGTCATGGTGGATGCCGGCTACGGCTATGCCTTCCCTGCCATGGAAAAGGCCCTGCATGCGGCCATGGAAGAAGCGCAGGACATGGGCATTGCCTTCTTTGGCGTGCATAATTCCCATCACTGCGGCGTGCTGGGCCTCTATGCCGAAGAAGCTGCCCGCAAGGGCTTTCTGGCCCTGATCTTTTCCAATACGCCGGCGGCCATGGCTCCGTGGAACGGCTGCCGGGCCTCCTTCGGCACCAATCCCATTGCCTTCGGCTGCCCCCGTGACGGCAAGGACCCCATCGTGGTGGACATGTCCCTGAGCAAGGTGGCCCGCGGCAAGATCATGAACGCCAGACAGCAGGGCAAGCCCATCCCCGAAGGCTGGGCGCTGGACGCCCAGGGCAAGCCCACCACGGACCCCGAGGCTGCCATGAAGGGCACCATGATCCCCGTGGGCGATGCCAAGGGCGCCGCCCTGGCCATGATGGTGGAAATTCTGGCCGCGGCCCTGCCCGGCGCCAACTACGCCTTCCAGGCCAGCTCCTTCTTTACGGCGGACGGTCCGGCCCCGGCCATCGGCCAGTCGGGCATCCTCATTGCCCCTGCCCGCATCAACGCCGGCTTTGGCGCGCACCTGGAAGAACTGTGCGCCCATATGCTGGGCCAGGACGGCGTGCGCCTGTCCGGCTCGCGCCGCCTCGCTCTGCGCCAGCAGCACCTGCGCGACGGCATCGACCTGAATGACGCCCTGTACGAAGACCTTGTGAAGCGGGCCGGCTAGCCTGCTCCCCTGACCTGACGCATGCCGGCACGGCCTCCCGCAGCGGAGACCGTGCCGGCTTTTTTTGGGGGGGAACAACCTGCCAGCGTTGCCGTCAGGCCAAAAACTCCCTTGTGGCAAACAGCAGCACCTACCAGCTCTTGCCCTGCAAGAATCTTTCCCTGAGCTGCAAGCATTTCGGCGCCACAACATCCCATATCCAGACCCGGTTGCCGTCATCCTCAAAGACCTTGCCGTGACTGTTTCCCGCTTCTGTTTTCATGCTGGCGTAATTTTCCGAAAAGCGTTTCACATACAGGGCGGGATTGCCGTTCCCATCACATGACACCATGTTGTTCCCATCGGTATTTGCGGAGACGCCCGGCAAGAAGTGTGTACTGTGAAAGCGGGTCATATCTGCCACGATATCATTTCCGTCAAAAACTCTGTATTCTTCCTGCTCCTGGCGCAGCAGTTCAAAGTATTGGCAGCTCCCGCTGGCCGCTTCCGCACCGGTCGCGCCGGGTGAGGTCTGCCGGGAGATTCCGGCGGCTCCGCAGGCCCGCATCCAGGAATCACACCCAGAGCATGGTTCCGGCAAATGATGCCATGTCGCTTGTATCACGCTGCTCTGTCAGGTGTTGTTCCACATCGGCAATCAGGCTGGCCGCCTGTTCCGCAAAGCGTTGCAGGGCATTGCCAAGGCGGGCTGGTGTCAGATCAGCTTCTGCAAGGCTGACGGAAAACAGCAGTGTCCGTGTGGGGGGATAGAGGCCCAGATGGCCTCCCCCCAGTCTGGCGCCGAACAGGCTAGTTTCCAGCAGAAATTCGCAGAGACCGGACGAGGCATCGGCGGGCAGCCGTCCCAGGCTGCAATAGAGCACAAGCCGTTGCTCCGCCTCCCTGTACTCAAGCGCGACGGCAAGACCGCGCACCGTAATTTCGGCCATGCCCGAGGCATTGAGGGAAACAGCGGGCAGTCCGGCGCCGGGCAGGGCCTGGGCAAGAAGGGCATTCACCGTGGACAAAGACATGGCAGATTCCTGTTGTTGCGGTATTATTCGGCCTGTGGCAGCGGGATATTCAGGCTTTCTCCGGTACGAAAACGCGCCAGCGACGTATGGCGCGCATACTGGAATATGCCCAGACCGGGCGACCAGTTTCTGGCAATGCCGGCGGGCGTGACATTTTTGACGCTCAAACGCGTGGCCGTGTAGGAATCCAGGGAGGCGAGCAGATCGTGCGCCGCCCTCAGCGCAACGTCACGGGTAGTGTCATCCGTGGCCATG encodes:
- a CDS encoding ATP-binding protein, yielding MMKRFWSSFRFRVFCAVLTVALTSGILGLFSVRLFLEDRQLEDFRTVMMRHTQLAAALLDESPDLARGMARVEQSFGNWPMRCSVVDAQGRVLLESSHGLTPESMDNHSDRPEMREAATSGSGFAIRHSGTLGQDFAYAASALSDGRILRLALPLPVLRDAINTRLAVLSQVAAVAAVVAIVMAVLFSGALRRSLRSMIDMVEAISLGNFQRRLCRLPGQEFAPLVEAVNRMAGNIEREVRHSADQAAQLEAVLDTMSDGVLVLGPQGQIRRCNTALSQFFPLVSQKLGAQVIEAIPHPAMQEAVDSLLAVRADSAEREWQRQLMLELPSGVSLAVVLSRSGLAEDRLGLVAVFHDVSAFVRLERVRRDFVANVSHELRTPLTAIQGSAETLLELSETPQARRFAEIIHKHACALARMVEDLLQLTRLDAASSIPLEAVDVPPVLEQVRDQCRSALEARHLTLVSHVPPACQVRANARLLMQVLRNLVENACRYAPADSAIRVFAQQEDGKWRFRVVDDGPGIPAADQSRIFERFYQVERHRSQGGTGLGLAICKHAVEQCGGTIGVRSPAPDGSTSFEFTLACAGETASAEEENA
- a CDS encoding response regulator, translated to MIVATILVVEDEADIRELVRFHLEREGYAVLEAADGPEGLEKAQTALPQCVILDVMLPGMDGFEVCRRLLSGASTAQIPVLLLTARGEEVDRVVGLSLGADDYVVKPFSVRELMLRVKAILRRTEQGQRAPSLSRNGIVLDGVAHTVSVDGAMVNLTATEFRLLEDLMRHPGAVRTREQLLNTVWGYSFEGYARTVDTHVRRLRQKLGARADMVETVRGVGYRLHA
- a CDS encoding phosphate ABC transporter substrate-binding protein; the encoded protein is MSFGKVLAALATVCCLAVPARAQDIVINGSTTVLPVMQKAGESFMAAHPDMHLTISGGGSGNGIKALLEKQCDVAMSSRHVKDKEMTAAKKNGVSPVTTAIAVDAIVPVVHPQNPVSNLSVAQLADIYAGKITNWKDLGGKDAKIVVISRDTSSGTFECWQELVMGKVRVAPSALMQASNGAVVQAVSKNPNAIAYVGLGYLDKSVKGLTVNNVSATAKTALSKEWPIARELYVVTDGAPKGGVKQLVDYLLAADKGQKDVLAVGYVPLSR
- the pstC gene encoding phosphate ABC transporter permease subunit PstC, whose protein sequence is MLIATKEKCFRGTVALVAGSSLLALAGIVFFLFLEGLPLFAHYSLTDFLFGSLWYPTEDPGLFGILPLIVASLAVTALSSLLAVPLGVLTAIYLNEVAPAMVRRIVKPFVELLAALPSVVLGFLGMVVLAPFLQETLGAATGLNLLNASLVLAIMSVPTICSVSEDALHAVPRTLREASLAMGATRWQTICRVTVPAALSGIGTAVMLGMSRAIGETMVVLMTAGGAGIIPTSLLDPVRPMPASIAAEMAEAPFRSDHYHALFAIGIVLFFLTLAFNVIASRIAEKHRQAGSSSL
- the pstA gene encoding phosphate ABC transporter permease PstA — its product is MSSLSPENLAVMRASALRRRLTEKAMFGMLRLVAAANVLILVGICVFLVVQGLPALSWEFLTEPPRRMMTEGGILPCIMGTAILSLGSLLLAFPLGVLSAVYLHEYAGRSRLAGYVRLGVNNLAGVPSVVFGLFGLSFFVTFCGFGVCILSGVLTLAVLTLPVIINTAEEALRAVPATYREASLALGAARFQTILRVVLPCALPGMLTGAILGVARAAGETAAIMFTAAVFSTPKTPDSVFSAVMALPYHMYVLATAGTDIEKTRPLQYGTGLVLILLVLGMNLAAIILRDRLQRRH
- a CDS encoding tripartite tricarboxylate transporter substrate binding protein — its product is MKRFIWLVVFLFLMGVSAGGNALAYPDKPVNMIIAFTAGGSSDVQARIMQKYWDKYAPKPWVFVYKPGAGGIIGFTEIANARKDGYTIGGLNLPHMILQYYGQDARFTSDSFDYICQVVNDPQCIAVRKDSPFKTTHEILDYARKNPGKLRVGLVGPLSGHHLMYLEMQRKLPDVKLSPVFYKGAADQNAALLGGEIDFILGNINDVMRSIDEFRILNVAAEKRNDFLPKVPTLREDGIDIVSDIRRLFAAPKGVDPAILKELRAIFKKICEDPEYLADMKKAGQPAEYLDADALKAYIDKQDGIIKTYLQEEGLLKRK
- a CDS encoding tripartite tricarboxylate transporter permease, translated to MTEFLVPSLLNLIDPFNIVLMLLGLTGGIIIGALPGLSATMGVALMVPATFVMHPTSGLVMLGAIYAGAIYGGANSAILICTPGTPSSVATTFDGWPLTQKGQADVGLYTSLLSSAFGGIVGTIFLLCLAASLARFALQFGGPENFWLCLFGLSTIAVMTPDNMGKGILSGAIGLLVSTIGLDPNTGSPRFTFGTYSLIQGISVIPCMIGLFSFSQVLYLIGTNKTYIAEYKPQKGNFLRVIRYLASKCKVNLVRSSIIGTGVGMLPGAGGEIASIISYNEAKRWSKNPDQYGKGCIDGVAASESANNAVIGGSLIPMLTLGIPGSAVAAVILGALMAHGIQPGFKIFTATGELAYTFIFSQFVVNLLMIPVGFVLCRCMARLLSIRLTLVAIAIVVLAYIGAYAISNSPLDIWVVFVFGLFGFFAGKVNLDTGAMALGVILGPMIEENLGKCFDLSRAVSGGLPQVMLEGSINKVLILALCLSLLTPIMLLRKNRKNRQKLLAEGRTPAEPAGQPWWCDLLAGLACIGIAAAFGLQYEGLSGVSAIFPEVLTSLIGLGGLYFVIKGLLRRSRKAAARGDDEPVAWKGVVQITIAALVYAVLINVLGFYSATCIYIIPITLILSGRDSKRPLPVRLLMAVLFAVIFCLLIWLCFTNLLNVPTPVGLLF
- a CDS encoding hydroxyacid dehydrogenase, translated to MTKVVISEFMDEGAVTELQKRYSVVYDATLVDDAARLADEVKDCDALIVRNRTQVRDALLAAAGKLRVVGRLGVGLDNIALDQCKARQITVIPATGANNVSVAEYVMAGLLMMARGCYTRSAEVAGGLWPRNSMIGGEIYEKTLGIVGFGGIAHEVARRAQAFGMKLVAYDPFLPADHPSWKEYNVCRSTLEDLLPVADFVTLHVPLTPDTRHLMSAERLALMKKGACIINSSRGGVIDDDALAAALTSGQLGGAMLDVYEKEPMPADTAIGKAPNCYMTAHIGGVTRESNKRVSSLIAQKVIEALEA
- a CDS encoding Ldh family oxidoreductase, translated to MHLTVENLRKLGEDVFRKAGVPDATTHCVVDALVRAELDGMPSHGFSRIPFYVDQARTGKVKADATPVVTRPTPATVMVDAGYGYAFPAMEKALHAAMEEAQDMGIAFFGVHNSHHCGVLGLYAEEAARKGFLALIFSNTPAAMAPWNGCRASFGTNPIAFGCPRDGKDPIVVDMSLSKVARGKIMNARQQGKPIPEGWALDAQGKPTTDPEAAMKGTMIPVGDAKGAALAMMVEILAAALPGANYAFQASSFFTADGPAPAIGQSGILIAPARINAGFGAHLEELCAHMLGQDGVRLSGSRRLALRQQHLRDGIDLNDALYEDLVKRAG